Proteins encoded together in one Oreochromis aureus strain Israel breed Guangdong linkage group 23, ZZ_aureus, whole genome shotgun sequence window:
- the oma1 gene encoding metalloendopeptidase OMA1, mitochondrial yields the protein MALLCGSLFRSSHFSLLSSHLIGNLRVCKRAVYPQSSWRTTISTSVRLRASLTGRTTSYQIYFKATAPLPCGPVLTPCGHCFHTSARLRALPAPLIWMIIKPLQKIMAIILGRSIRKWWVALPDNRRQLVRKYAWQKRWHLAGGAGVAIMIVALFLLTHLDESPLTGRTRLLVFSKENYMEMAALTSDAYMEEYAELLVPVTDPRHQVVEWVVQHLAQRNKDIPEVSDISWTVHVVQSPSVNAFVLPNGNVFMFTGMLEAIADVHQLTIILGHEMAHALLGHAAEQASVSHVLELLSVVLLIAIWAMCPHDSMSMLGHWVQGKLREFLFHRPFSRKLEAEADQVGLQLAAKACADVRAGPVFWQQMELRDQLSGEPTLPEWLSTHPSHRNRVVQLDRLIPEALELRERCVCPALPATDPRDVFSKSVRVLLENTREERSEGPERGDKPLLTRSPTSVPTRLPAAFLAQTALPSSPDADLLSKGPVPAAVPERVMAARATATAAEEGSQHVLQSTS from the exons atgGCTCTACTTTGCGGAAGTCTTTTCAGGAGCAGTCACTTCAGTTTGCTTTCATCGCATCTGATCGGGAACCTCCGGGTATGCAAACGAGCTGTTTACCCTCAGAGCAGCTGGCGAACAACCATAAGCACATCTGTACGCTTGAGAGCTTCTTTGACTGGACGGACAACGAGTTATCAGATTTACTTCAAAGCCACTGCTCCTCTTCCCTGCGGTCCTGTCCTGACCCCATGCGGACACTGCTTCCACACTTCTGCCCGCCTGAGGGCCCTGCCTGCTCCCCTCATATGGATGATAATCAAGCCTCTGCAAAAGATTATGGCTATAATACTGGGCAG GAGTATAAGGAAGTGGTGGGTGGCCTTACCAGACAACCGGCGGCAGCTGGTGCGCAAATATGCATGGCAGAAGCGCTGGCATCTAGCAGGGGGTGCAGGTGTTGCTATTATGATTGTAGCCCTCTTCCTCCTAACGCACCTTGACGAGTCCCCGCTGACAGGACGGACCCGCCTTCTTGTGTTCAGTAAAGAGAACTACATGGAGATGGCAGCTCTGACTTCAGATGCG TACATGGAGGAGTATGCAGAGCTGCTTGTTCCAGTCACTGACCCTCGTCACCAGGTGGTGGAGTGGGTGGTGCAGCACCTGGCACAAAGGAACAAGGACATCCCTGAAGTGTCTGACATCAGCTGGACTGTCCATGTGGTGCAAAGTCCCAGTGTTAATGCCTTTGTACTACCG AACGGAAACGTCTTCATGTTTACTGGAATGCTGGAAGCCATTGCAGATGTTCACCAGCTCACTATTATACTGGGACACGAGATGGCTCATGCCTTACTGGGACACGCT GCAGAACAGGCCAGTGTGTCTCATGTCCTGGAGCTCCTGTCTGTTGTTCTCCTGATAGCCATCTGGGCCATGTGTCCTCACGACAGCATGTCAATGCTGGGACATTGGGTACAGGGCAAGCTTAGAGAG TTCCTGTTTCACCGCCCTTTCAGTCGGAAACTGGAGGCTGAGGCAGATCAAGTTGGACTGCAGTTGGCTGCTAAG GCGTGTGCCGATGTGCGAGCAGGACCTGTATTCTGGCAGCAGATGGAACTCAGAGACCAACTATCAGGAGAGCCCACCTTGCCCGAATGGTTGTCCACACACCCATCGCATAGGAACAGAGTCGTTCAGCTGGACCGTCTCATACCAGAG GCTCTGGAGCTGAGGGAAAGATGCGTCTGTCCTGCTCTGCCTGCTACTGATCCTCGTGATGTTTTCTCCAAGAGCGTCCGTGTGTTGCTGGAAAACACCAGGGAGGAAAGGAGTGAAGGGCCAGAGAGGGGAGACAAACCTCTGTTGACTCGCAGCCCCACCTCAGTCCCCACAAGACTGCCTGCAGCATTCCTTGCCCAAACTGCACTTCCTTCTTCCCCAGATGCAGATCTGTTAAGCAAAGGCCCGGTCCCAGCTGCAGTTCCAGAGAGAGTTATGGCAGCCCGTGCCACTGCTActgctgcagaggagggatCCCAGCACGTATTGCAGAGCACCAGCTGA